From the Lathyrus oleraceus cultivar Zhongwan6 chromosome 3, CAAS_Psat_ZW6_1.0, whole genome shotgun sequence genome, the window gcctaaactggtttgctcgctaggcgagcaattccttcgcctagcgaacccttcgctacgccactcgcctagcgaagcttgcgaatatcagaaaattctgggcttcattctgagcccattaggtcataaaaagagcattataaataccacaacttcagtcagaaaagAGGGGGGACGGAAAAAAGGAAGAAAACGGAAGAGAAAGGGAAACACTCACAGACAACAAACCCTGaaggctaacccagagaattcagagcaaccctaaaggaaaccctgagggaaactcatctgcaccaaggttacctccgcccaactcaatccgactggccaattcaaggttgcaattcaattgcaaatAGGTTTGCATTATTATTACCGCTTTATGTACTTAATTTCcatatggcattatgattgaatttctaaaaatatcttaagttttgcatgtgaatttaaggatgtatgaatatcttggatgtttaaccatgtaatctctgtaatggatgccatagggtgtgaagcttgctgaaattgtactgttatcaaaaccagaatccgcagccgctcgctagcacatcgctaagcgagcatgtagcgagtattcgctaagccttcgctaggcgaagcaggggcgaacgtgacagtctctgatttttctgttctgttctatgcttatctgatccGTTTTATTCTAACCATGTGTTATTTTGCCTGCCAtccctattactgttgtgatttcttttagtggtgtaattctcgattgcaccctaatttggtattctgacctgtttgctgaattttgtaagggttcacatactcccggaaaaggtagcttgctaggtattccactttatttgtgggatacccttgtggagattcatcctaattacctaattaattttaacgttgacctaattgcctaattgattacatctacctaattgattgtaaaatgttgcctttgaatatgtgatcttagacctctctttgttgccttacggtattatggtcatgtcccgcgaatgtggggatacacttagcaaagacccttcgattaaatcatcatgtccctataaaataaatcatagtccctcggatgttgcctgcgaatatatgattttgtccctcgacGACCCGTCGctgtagcctacggttaaatgatgatcgtcccttcgaatgctaaggtatccttacaaatgttgccttcaatgaccaatcgatgaccctacgatgtccctttacatccaaaggataagactacttactcctcaatagtaaggacagttttaccctcctaaggaaaggaaatgcccataaagaccttgggtaggtataactcttaattgctgactcacaacctaaaacatttttcatacctcacacttttcaaaacctctattagaaaatcaccacttggcatacattcgtactagaatcattgtcaagttatatttttctaaacagctttcaaaattaaacgagataaatactttgtatacattcgtacaagaatcattacaaagttaaactctcttttcaaaacattttctaaacagctctcacacactttttcagacaagaaaaacataagtgatcaagcaattaagagcccatggataaccatggatacaaagggtgctaacaccttccctttgtataatgtacctcccgaacccaaaatctaatcaaggtctttcctgttcttttccgcctttccttattggataaaagaaaagtcggtggcgactcttgctatccgcgacatttgctaTCCGAAGCAAAAACACacgaagtcagttcaccgtatgacaccagtgttttgatagtgaaagcttttgatgggtctaagCGAACAGTTATTGGGGAGATTGACCTCCCAATCCTAATTAGCCCTCAAACTTTCCGTATTACCTTCAAGGTAATGGATATTAggcctgcctatagctgtctgttaggtagaccttggatccatgctgctggagctgtcacctcgacacttcaccagaagctgaagtttgttacttctggtaagctggtatcagtatccggagaggaagatattttcgtcagccatttgacttctttcagatacattgaagtaggtgaagacattgttgaaactcctctccaagcccttgaagtggtcaatatggtccagactaagccgaaacttgttgaagaacccaAGGGGGTCATGACCCCGTGGAAGAGTGTGAAAGCTGCAATTGAAGCTGGTTGCCCTGGAAGTTGGGGCACAATGATTGAATTGCCAGAGAAGAAAGACAAGTGTGGATTAGGATATCAGCCGTCTATTGAACTTTTCAAAGATCAGAAGATACATCAGGGGAAGGTTCCTAGCATCCAGAAAATAATCTCCAAAGCTGGTTTCCGAAGTGATGatcaagtgaatgctcttgaagatgaagatcCAGATTTGTCCAAGATGGTGTTTCGTGGACCTCCGGGTGCCACTCTCACTAACTGGAAGGCAACAGATGTTCCAGATATAGTTTCTTTTTCAAAGTAATTTACTATTTTCTAAAAACATCCAATGCCACGCCCAAGGCATATGGATAGCTTTGTAGGGCCCATTTTGTGTTAATATTTAAGCCTTATCATCAATACAAAGCACATTTTTTGAGATCCCTGTCTCTCATCTTTTTAATTttgtttacaaacaaataaataaccaaattaaaaaatggaaattttgatttcacatcactttcatttttcaaaatcttccgCTAAAAAGAAAAAATCATTTCCATGTAGATCATTAATAACTGGATCCATTGAACACGACAATGCTATAATTCCCTATGACTTTGACCTCCCGattaaccaagctgaagaggatggtaaggaagactgtgaactcccagaagagttgaccagacttttgaaacaagaggaaaagatgattcagcctcatcaggaaccagtggatgtgatcaatctggggactgagaaggatagaaaggaagtcaaggtcggaactgctttgaaaaaaagtgtgaaggaggaactagtcaagctactacatgaatatgtggatgtgttttcttggtcatatcaggatatgccaggactCGACACCAACATAGTTGTGCATAAGCTACCGTTGAAGCTGGAATGCCCGCccatcaagcagaagttgagaagaactcgaccagacatggttgtcaagatcagagaagaggtcaagaagcagtttgatgcaggttttctagctgttgcaacttacccgcagtggattgctaatattgtgctagttctgaagaaagatggaaaagttcgaatgtgtgtagactacagagacctaaatagagctagtcccaaagatgattttccgttacctcacattgatgtattggtagataacacagctcagttctctgtattctccttcatggacggattctcaggatataatcagattaaaatgtctcccgaagatatggagaaaacaactttcattacaccatggggcactttcttttataaggtaatgcctttcggcctgaaaaatgcgggggcaacctatcaaagggccatggtgactcttttccatgatatgatacctaaggagattgaagtctatgtggatgacatgattgccaagtctcagacagaagaggagcatgttattcatctgaagaagttgtttgtaagattgaGGAAATACATACTACACTTAAACCCtgctaaatgcacttttggagtcaGATCTAGAAATCTTCTAGGATTCATTATGAGCCAGAGAGGCATAGAAGTTGATCCTGacaaagtcaaagctattcaagagatgccagcaCCTCGGACAGAGAAGCAAGTTCATGGTTTCTTAGGCAGattgaattatatttccagattcatctcgcatttgacagccacttgcgagccaatattcaagttgttaagaaaagatcaagtcgttaggtggaacgatgattgccagAGTGCATTCGATAAAATCAAACGGTATCTGCAAGAACCGCCAATCTTAGTGCCACCAGTTCCAGGAAGGCCTCtcattatgtatttgacagtactcgatgaatccatgggatGTGTATTGAGGCAACATGATGAGAcgggtagaaaagagcatgctatctactacttgagcaagaagtttacagaatgtgaaatcaggtactccatgctagaaaagacttgttaTGCATTAACATGGGCTGCTCGTCGTCTGAGACAGTATATGATTTGTCATACAACAACGTTAATATCCATGATGGATCCtatcaagtacatcttcgagaaacctGGATTAACTGGCAGAATCGCTCGCTGGaaaatgttgttatcagaatatgacattcagtatgTAACTCAGAAGGACATTAAGGGTAGTGTGCTATCAGAGTACCTTGCGCACCAGCCAGTGGAGGACTATCAATCGATGAGACTCGACTTCCCAGATGAAGGCGTCATGTACATAAGAGACTATGAGATTCCAAGCCCGGAAGAAGGACCCGAACCAGGATTGCGATGgacgctcatgtttgatggtgcctcaaatgcattgGATAACAGAATTGGGGCTGTTATAATTTCTCCAACGGACATTCATCTTCCCTTCATAGCAAGGTTATGTTTCAAATGCAccaataacatggcggagtatgaagcatgtatcttgggaaTCGAAGCAGCTATTGACCTAAGAGTCAAGATTCTTAaggtgtatggagactcagcacttgtcatctatcaaatcaaaggagattgAGAGACCCACCATCCCAATTTGATCCCATACCGAGAGCATGTCATGAAGCTAATCCCCTACTTTGATGAGattaatttccatcatattcctagggaggagaatcagctagccgatgccttggctactctgtcATCTATGTTCAAGGTCAAGTGGGCTAACGAATCACCTGCTACTACAATTCAACGTCTAGACGAGCCATCACATTGCTTGGCAGTTGAAGCAGAAACAGATGGCAAGCCTTGGTTTTATGACATCAAACGATATCTTGAGAAGCACGAGTATCCAAATGATGTATCCATCACAGACAAAAAGACCTTAAGAAAGTTATCAGCCAATTTCTTCCTAAGTGGTGGTGTTctatacaaaagaaactttgatttagttctgctcagatacgtggatagacacgaagccTACCTACTCATCAAACAAATCCACGAAGGTTCTTTCGGCATTCATGCAAACagacatgcaatggcaaagaaaaTCCTTAGAGttggttactattggttgacaatggaaacaaattgttaccactatgccaggaaatgccacaagtgccaaatttatgctgacaaggtgcccgtgccacctactcctctgaatgttttatcagctccatggccattctcaatgtggggcatagACATGATTagtatgattgagcctaaagctgcAAATGAACATCGGTTCATTCTGGTTtccattgactacttcactaagtgggtagaagcagtttcttatgccaatgtgacaaagcaagtcgtcactcggtttatcaagaaagagataatttgttgctacggaactcctagcaagattatcattgataatggatcaaatctgaataataagatgatgaaggagttgtgcgagaatttcaagattgaacatcataactcgtcaccttataggccaaagatgaacggagctgtagaggcagctaacaagaatatcaagaagatcattcagaagatggtgaaaacttataaagattggcacgagataCTACCCTTTGCTTTGCACGGATATCGAACAGCTGTTCGCACTTCTACAcgggcaacccctttctcactagtttatggcatggaggttgtgctatcgatagaagttgagatcccctcgttgagagtcttgatggagaccGAATTAGAAGAAGTAGAATGGATTCAAACCAGGTTTGACCAACTCAATCTAATCGAAGAAAAGAGGATGAAAACattgtgtcatggtcagttatatcagaggAGACTCAAGAgggcatttgacaagaaggtccgACCTCGAGAGTTTAATGTAGGTGAACTAGTTTTGAAAAAGATAATCTCCCTCCAAAAGGATTCACATGGCAAGtggattccaaactatgaaggaccatttgtggtgaagaaagctttctctggtggagctttagttctcacgaacatggatggtgaagagttgacacaccccgtcaattctgatgcagtcagaaagtattatgcctaagaaaaagagatggatattaaaagctcgctaagttgaaaacccgaaagggcgacttaggcaaaaaaatgagcatcccggtgagctgaaaacccgaaagggtggctcaggaaaaaattagggataaacaaaaaaattaagcccggtaagtcgaaaacccgaaagggcgacttaagcaaaaaaagggtaaaatctcccggtgaactgaaactcttaaggagcaattcgcgcaaaagttagggaatatcGAAAGGCATAATACTGCAGTGACATAAGTCAATACTACAACAAAGCTCAGATGGAAGAAAACAGTCCAATTACCATCTCCAGAAGCAAAGTAATGAGGACTAGAGGACATAGGGGAAAGTAGCAAAGTTGTATTTCGTTGGAAAATCAGTTAAATTTTTGTTGccatttacttgctttctttctctgtaatctcctcttataggggtttacatcttcatGAACACCATGTATGAGTTATTCTTCTCATCAAATAAAATTGTTCAGTTGAGCATTGCTTTACCAATTATTTCTGTTTTTCTGCTTAGTGTCgctttttatttttgataagataaaaacaTTAAAATAGTGGAAACGACAAAGCTTTTGAAAACTTTAATTTGTTTTGAAAGTATAAAAGGAATTTTTGTTGGTTTACAATAATGCATCTGGTTCACAAAACATGGGACATTTCCTAGATCATTGTAATCTAAAGCAAGTTTGAAATGGATTTTCTTCCAGAAGCAAGAAGTCCTCATTGAAGCCCGCTTGGCGGAAAAGCAGAAATCAAGATTTTTTGCAACAAAAAATCATCTTCATGGTGACAAAACTATCCAAGACAAGGCGTTGGGGAATCCGAGCTTGATACCCACAAAATGCATAAACTAATATATTCATGCATTcacattcattttgcatatcatgtacAAAAACAGATCATGCATAAACCTCAATCGGATTCAGCAACCTCTCAAAGAAGTTCAGTGTAATCCTCAACAAACCAAGATTCAAGGGGTGTGTGTTCTCAGGGGTAGAACAATTATTCTCTTCAGTAAGTACTTTCAGAATTTGATCATTGTTGGTATTAATTCTTAAGATGAGTTTCTTCCCTAGCAATGTGATTGATGTTCTCCCATTGGAACTCTGGTGTCAACGGAATTTCTGCTTGGTTTCCCCAGTAGATATTTCCCCACGGAGTTTCTCCAACATTGTTTTTTCTCCATCAAAACTTCATAAATTCCCCAAGCGAGTTTCATACCAGCAGGATTCCTTAAGCAAGGGATCCCCAATAATTTTATCTTCAGCAAATCTCTTTAAAGTAGAGGTCTAAGATGGACATCTCTTTGCAAGTAAGCAATCTCCCCAATGAGTCTAATGGACGAGAGTTCCATGAACAAATAAGCTTTACTGAATGTTCCTCAGTATATCTCCAGCGAGCCTCCTGTGTGTTTATTTCCCATAGAGTCTCTTGTATTCCCCAACAGGTTTCTTCAATCAATCCAGGGAAAAGTTAGTGTTCCATGTTGATCTACTATGCGATGGAGCATTAGGTTGGACCTGTCAGTTCGATAATTGAGAGTAAGGTTAATCCTTTTGAATATCATTAACTTTTCATCCCCAACAAGTCTCTGGGATCTTCTCATTCCCCAAAAGAGTCTTCTGTCATCCAAGAGCAACTGAATATGCGGTTATTCACCAAAGGAAGCATTTTGTTTATTTCCCAACAATTTGcatcaaccaagagcagttgaatgcattagtttcagccGAGAGCAGCTGAATACAATTTTATTTTCCAGCAGTTTACTTCAACCAAGAGCAGCTGGACAccattttactttatgcaatagtttcagccaagagcagctaAACACTATTTTTATCTCCCATTTTGCTTCAACCATGAGCAGTTGAATGCAGTGGTTTCAGTAAAAAACAGCTGAACACTATTTTATTTTACAGtttttgcttcaaccaagagtcATTGAATGCATCAGTTCATCCAAAGTTGTTGAATATGACATCTTCTATGATCATTTATTCCCCCAGGAGTGTCCGCCTTCAACGAGGAACGTCTGAAGACCAGTTGAGCATGTTACCTTATAACAGATCCATCCCAGAGACCTAATGTCAGTCAAGAGCAACTGAACGTGATTCTCTCATCCCCAGTCATTTGcatgtcatctgagaaatcaagagcatttctcaattcatttacattcatgattaaggaatcaagagtatttcttaattcatttgcatttcatctgagaaatcaagagcatttctcaattcatttacattcatgattaaggaatcaagagtatttcttaattcatttgcatttcatctgagaaatcaagagcatttctcaattcatttacatttatgattaaggaatcaagagtatttcttaattcatttgcatttcatctgagaaatcaagaacatttctcaattcatttacattcatgattaaggaatcaagagtatttcttaattcatttgcatttcatctgagaaatcaagaacatttctcaattcatttacactcatgattaaggaatcaagagtatttcttaattcatttgcatttcatctgagaaatcaagagcatttctcaattcatttacattcatgattaagaaatcaagagtatttcttaactcatacatatttcatttacattcatgattaagaaatcaagagtatttcttaactcatctgcatgtcatttgagaaatcaagagcattgctcaattcatttacattcatgattaaggaatcaagagtatttcttgattcatttgcatttcatctgagaaatcaagagcatttctcaattcatttacattcatgattaagaaatcaagagtatttcttaactcatacatatttcatttacattcatgattaagaaatcaagagtatttcttaactcatctgcatgtcatttgagaaatcaagagcatttctcaatttATTCACATTCATaattaaggaatcaagagtatttcttaattcatttgcatttcatctgagaaatcaagagcatttctcaattcatttacattcatgattaagaaatcaagagtatttcttaactcatacatatttcatttacattcatgattaagaaatcaagagtatttcttaactcatatgcatgtcatatgagaaatcaagagcatttctcaattcattcacattcatgattaagaaatccAGAGTATTTCTTAACTTATATGTATCATTTGTCATCTCATgattgagaaatcaagagcatttcttaACTCACTTgcattcatgattaagaaatcaagagtatttcttaattaATTTTCATTTCATTCAATCATATTATGATTAAGAGATCAAGAGTATTTCTAAAATCATCCATCTCTAAGAAGCCGGGAGTACTTCTTAACTTACATTGCATCCATATCATCCGACGATTAGGAAATCAATGGTATTTCCTAAATTTCGTTCGCGTTCATTCGCATTACCATTTGCTGATTAAGAAATCTAGAGTATTTCTTCATCCCTGTGCATttatccattacttggaaagtaatttggaagtcactcggacctatcttcactggaagatccacttcacctatcactaTTTTTCATGAACCGTtaaaagctttgacgattacgccattatacctcatgggcgctccttgatatgacaactttgaaagagttgacttcggcaACATGTTCAACGAGGATCCGATGTCAACTAATACATTAGATAAAGCGGAATCTTTGCAAATCatagaaatatgcaaagccagattatgattcctaccctcctcagggagttcttcatcacagaaactgagattgttgcaggaagtgatgttagctacaatatgatcaaattgatccaccgtaacatcatgttccacaagtgcttgctctagaactctctgcagtgcttctctgtgcgcttctgaattcatcaacagagacagtactgaaatctttgagggggtttggagcaactgctccaccatattaaactcactcttctttatcaaccgaagcacctcatcatcattagtcttcaaactgctagattcaccagactgacgctttgaagcactaactggatctactgcaggcacttccaccttcttaccaatTGTTGAATCCTCCATATCTTTTGGAGATACCGACCTAAACactcgaccgctacgggtcaccttagtaacatcaacaatgctcacgacataactggtcgtaggtaatggaacctcttgaccattttttACCATAGTTGCGTTATAGTGATACGAAACAGCCTTATCGGATGAATACCAGACTAGGtccgctaaccgtatgaccaacgacGATACCTATCTTTGAATGATGTTGTTACTTTTGCTACTGTGGTACTAAATTACCACTCTTTATGGAttcttgaaaatgggcactatggcattcacatcgtcatctacgtgacgggattgaacaatttgaatcataccctcatccatcaaccgttGTATGTCTCTTTTTACAATCATACAACCCCTCGGGTTGACAttgcagatagcacaaccatcatgctcatgctcacaatcgctcaccaTACAAATGCATttgtgcatcgtcaccaaagaccttctaatgaaacaggcaccaaacactttgaactctccaggacaaccgtccaccatattgacaaatgaatttccatgggctggcagtgggtttgctttcactttaggtgcacggtcctcaaaggacaccattccacttttcactagcttctgaacttcgtatttgagcggatagcagttctcaatgtcatgtccgggtgctccttgatgaaaagcacaacggaggtCAGACTTGTACCCtcatggaagtggctcaggaatttgtggcgggtttctgggttgtagcaggttcttgagaaccaacgatggatAAAGCTCTACATaggtcataggaattgggtcgaaagagaccttcttcctctcaacagtttgttgttgatgatcgttggtattgttgttgttgtaggtgtctgttcgttgttgtggttgttgttgttgacgttgttgttattgaattggtgttgattgactTGCGGAAAATACAGGAATTACGGAGGATAattgatgatggtgttgacggggtggttgattcTTTCTGATCTAAGGCCTCCTCTGCCTTCCACTAGTTATTGCGTTGGCTtcactgtctttcttcttcccaaaacTACTGCGGTATCTCTTTCTAGACGATACCTCCTCCTTTGAcaaatcactgggggcactggcaatcatgcattcatagtaaaatgaactcagggtctttaaaaagatcttGGTAATCTCTTTCTCCTCTAAAGAAGGGGTGATCTGAGCAGCTAATTCTCTTCACCTCCGTGCATACTCTTTGAATGactccttatccttctgagacatagacctcaattggtctctatcaggcgccatatccatattatacttatgTTGTTTGATaaaagcttctcccaaatcgttgaaagtgaggatgcttgcactgtccaactccatataccatctgagcgcaacaccggtcagactgtcttggaagtaatgGATTAACAGCTGATTGTTATCTATTTGGGTAGACAttttgcgggcatacatcaccaaatgactgagcggacatgtgttccctctgtatttttcaaagtcaggcactttgaacttcaccggaatcttcacattcgaCACCAGGTataattcagcagcactcttcccaaaaaggtccttacctctcaatgttttcaactccttgcgcaacataagaaattgatccttcatctcatccattttctcatacacgtccgggccctcagatgtctcggaatgataaatggtgtcttctacatgaggtaaggtgtgcactatgggaggtggcacagacatgaccgggctagatatcggcatggaagcaaatgtaggcgcaaagccttcaggcacgaagtttggtggcattctccacgggaatctggcaggcataGCAGGTGCGAAATGAGCGGTAGTAGtaggaatggtagaggtagccacctctgaaataacagtcctttgaggaggaggagttgcgggcgttggagaagattggctttgtgcagctagaactgactccatcatggcagtcaggcgggcgatctcgtccttcatcTCTCTATTCTtttgctcaagatgttccatgattctggaatgattggcgcgagtgttgtatcgacgagtcagcttggctaaagcatagaagaaacaccaagagacatctggcgaaagagaaacctgtttatgcaaatgatgcatgaaatgcaatgcttgtttattttttttttattttcaaagaacttactatattatttgcaaatatatatttaataataatggtcaaaaatctcttttcatttataattggaaggattatactgagtacaatttcagaaaccaaatggaaaatacaagagaaaaggagactagtcatcctaaggatccctaacaacaacgttAGAAGATTTGactgtaggcgcgtacttccttcgaatgcgacgaatcttGGTCTCGAAAGAAGctttcatctgagtcttctcgaggacaagttgatcaacaatcttcttccaagcaacggaaggctgaggcatgctagaagatgaaacct encodes:
- the LOC127131045 gene encoding uncharacterized protein LOC127131045 yields the protein MMDPIKYIFEKPGLTGRIARWKMLLSEYDIQYVTQKDIKGSVLSEYLAHQPVEDYQSMRLDFPDEGVMYIRDYEIPSPEEGPEPGLRWTLMFDGASNALDNRIGAVIISPTDIHLPFIARLCFKCTNNMAEYEACILGIEAAIDLRVKILKVYGDSALVIYQIKGD